From the Homo sapiens chromosome 1, GRCh38.p14 Primary Assembly genome, one window contains:
- the GORAB gene encoding RAB6-interacting golgin isoform c (isoform c is encoded by transcript variant 4), with product MEEKNKRKKALLAKAIAERSKRTQAETMKLKRIQKELQALDDMVSADIGILRNRIDQASLDYSYARKRFDRAEAEYIAAKLDIQRKTEIKEQLTEHLCTIIQQNELRKAKKLEELMQQLDVEADEETLELEVEVERLLHEQEVESRRPVVRLERPFQPAEESVTLEFAKENRKCQEQAVSPKVDDQCGNSSSIPFLSPNCPNQEGNDISAALAT from the exons atggaagagaaaaataaacgtAAAAAAGCTCTTTTGGCTAAAGCTATTGCAGAAAG ATCCAAAAGAACTCAGGCAGAGACCATGAAACTAAAGCGGATCCAGAAGGAGTTGCAGGCTTTAGATGACATGGTGTCAGCTGACATTGGAATTCTCAGGAACCGGATTGATCAGGCCAGCTTAGACTATTCATACGCTCG GAAGCGGTTTGACAGGGCTGAAGCAGAGTACATTGCAGCAAAGCTAGATATACAGCGCAAGACTGAGATAAAAGAGCAACTCACTGAACACCTTTGTACGATCATACAGCAAAATGAGCTCCGAAAGGCCAAGAAGTTGGAGGAGTTGATGCAACAACTAGATGTAGAAGCCGATGAAGAGACTTTGGAGCTTGAGGTGGAGGTCGAGAGATTGCTACACGAACAAGAAGTAGAATCAAGGAGACCAGTGGTTCGTTTAGAGAGGCCATTTCAGCCTGCGGAGGAGAGTGTGACATTAGAATTTGCTAAAGAGAACAGAAAGTGTCAAGAACAAGCTGTTTCCCCAAAGGTAGATGACCAGTGTGGAAATTCCAGTAGCATCCCCTTTCTTAGTCCAAACTGCCCAAATCAAGAAGGTAATGACATTTCAGCTGCTTTGGCCACATGA